The Engraulis encrasicolus isolate BLACKSEA-1 chromosome 3, IST_EnEncr_1.0, whole genome shotgun sequence genome segment GAACCACTTCATGGAGAACCACATTGCAGAACACATCAAGACCTACGACAAGGTACACTATGTTGACGCTTCAATGAATActctggttcccaaactgggggccgggaccgcTAAGGGGGTTGTGAAGGCACTGCAAGGTGGGTCACAGATAGAAGGGATTTTGTACAAAAACACGAAACACCAGTTATCATAATTCTATAAATTGGTTAGTTACATTGTTCACTTTTATTGGTATGAATGCATTTACTTTCAAGTTAAAACCTTCTACTTAAAAATTGGCTTTCTTAATTGACAAAACAAGTTTGGCGTTATAATATAAAGGTGGTTACAGGTGGTTCAGATGAGATGCTTGTTTGGCTTTGAGCTCAAGGCCTGACCACAAATTGTTCCTGGTGGCAGATTGGCAACCTGTGTGGTGTCACAAATTATTTTATTTCAGATACACGATACAGTGCCTGGAGTTGTTCTGAATCTGCAATAGCTGAATTTTCTTTTGCAAGTATTTATTGTGTTTGGGAACAGGAGCTTCAGAGCAAGAGGGTAATGAGAAGAGATTTGTAGTGATTAAGCCAAGATGAATCTGAAACATGAGCAGATAATTAGTTGCCTTAGTACTTTTAAGTCACTTTGCAGACAGAAGTGtgtaaagaaagagagattggGATGTACTGTAAAACAATGATGTGTTGTGCTACTGGGCAGCATGATACTACGTTCCTTTGTAAAAGCTGTAATAACAAGTATATATTCATTTCGTCATAAAATATCTTGGCACATTGATGATTGCAGTTGCAGGAAAGGGAAACTGTAACAGAGAATACACTGTGCCTCTTAAATATGGTGGAAAAGGGCCTAAGGCAGGGGTGTGAAACTCAATttgaccaagggccaaaatcaaaatctggaacgaagtcatgggccaaactcaatatatatatatatttttttaaacagacTAAACTGTGCATAGACATACTCCCATCATAGTTCATCTGTTTCACTGTTTTGGGCCCACTTTTATTCCTGTGACAcatcaaatttcatgttcaagtcttattacaCTATATATAGTATTAATGGTGTAccctatgtgggccaactgtaatacacatttgatatGATCTTGTGGGCAGAATAAAATGACTATGCGGGAcagcccccgggcctgagtttgacatccctggcctaagacatgtgtgtgtgcaaacagtaGACTCTAGAGAGACAGTGTATTTGCTATTTGCTGAGCTATGCTGACTCAAGACTTGGTTTGTCTTTGTCCCTTGTGTCTTTGCAGAGCTGCATCCGTGACATCACCGACGCCCTGATAGCCTTCTGTGAGGACAGACAGGACAGCAGAGAGGGACAGATGCTCTCCAACTCACAGATTGTACGGACCGTTATTGACATCTTTGGGGCTGGTGAGAGCAAAACACAAAAATGCCTCAAAATTGGCATTTCGCATTTCACTAAGTACCACTGCTTCTCCCATGTAGCGTAACACAGACAGCACTTTCTGCAGACCAGATGTTTGCCCAGGATGTTGACCAGCATTAGGTAAGGCTGGAAATTGAGCTGAGGCTGCTTTTTTCTGTGCTTGCTTCCTGGGGCTCAAGTTTGTAGGTCTTTTACATTTAGGACACACATTCCCATGGATAATTTCATGAGGGCATTAAGCCATCTCAACAtttcacggtaacactttataataatgttccttagtaaagactcagtaaataattaactaatgatgaataaaacattaacaaatgtttttattattaactaagttttattaatgctttataaaatatctacaaatgatatatgcaagattttacacaccttataacagagtattttattcatttacaagcaacttgtaaatgtttgataaatataaaatattaacatagcatttcctagtcatttgcaagcatttgtttacatttcctagtcatttacaaatgtttgttaatgttttgttcatcaatagttaattatttattaagtctttataatgcttttttgcatccattattctaaagtgttacccatttcacaaataaataggctaacagttagagttatataaagtagaagtagaagtcaaAGGAAAGGGGGATATCCTCATTAGGTAGCCTACAGTGGTATAACTAGTGTAATAACTACATGATGTAACGTGTAACAGTCATTACTGCACTAAATTATGTTACCAAAGCATAGCTTTatacctacaaaattaatgtggATTAATATGGATGTGTATGGCGTGAAGTGCGTGAGATTTGAAAAGTAGGGCCTATATAGGGCCTACCTCGGTGTGTGAACTACATGTCTGAGATTTTTAAAATACTCTTCTAACTTTTTATCTTAATTACACTATTTATTCCCTTAATGAACAAGGAATGGTCAATGCTGTTGtacttgttacaatgacaaataaaaaagatATTCTTGATCATATAGGAGTTCTTCTATAGCTAGGCAATATAATATGCGAATATGCTGTAAAGGGTTCCATTCGACAAGGGTTCCATTCTCAACTGCCAAATTTGAATAGGACTCTAGAACACTAGGCAAttactgagcccgtttatatgcacatcacATTAATAAGGCTTTTGGAGAGTAACCGGTTTATTGAAGTGCTCATGTAATCTGAATGAACTGTTtataataatcggtttattgcagttatcggtttatgagcaATCCGATtcacacaggtaggtttttggctaacaAACTTGAGGCATGTATCCAGCATACCGTAATCGGGTTATTATAAGGCTATTGTcattctagaatgataagtaatcacaagccttaaattctaacTCTGTGTCACACACTTGAGATGAACACATGTaaccgacagactgcatgtaaacagcaataaatggtttactccaataacctgtttattccaataacctgattattgtgGCAATGTAAATGGGCTCATTGTCTTGAGATGAACACATGTaaccgacagactgcatgtaaacagcaataaaTGGTTTagtccaataacctgtttattccaataacctgattattgcggcaATGTAAACAGGCTCATTCTCTTGCTGGGGAACAAATCACAGACAGTTGTTTGGCTTAGTTGCTATGGAGTTTGAAGATCAgaaggtttgaatcccactttgACCCAGACTGCATTTCAGATTTTACAGCGATACTTAGCTAAGTTATATATAAGTATAGCTTGTATGTTTTTTTCCCTAAAAATGCTCAGCTCTGGCCCAATAGGCAATCCCACGTGtatcattttctgtgagaatgctaTCTAGTTATTATTGCTTGCTTGCTCATCTGCCGTAAATCTGGAAATTTGTGGaaacttgaaaacacatctcctCCTCAGCCTTTTGACACAGTTCAAACTTTGAAACGACCGGCTCAGTTTGGAGATGTTAAAACCTGTTCTTGTGTGCTTAGTCCTTCTGGCTGActgttgtgtgtttctgtgtttgtaggGTTTGACACCATCATTGCTGGCTTGCAGTGGAGCCTCCTGTACCTTGTGAAGTTCCCTGATGTGCAGGATAGAATATTTCAAGAGATCGGTAATACGGCAATGAACAAACACAACATAGAATATGTGACATAactgttcatttgtactgtatgtggcctGAAAACACAAGATTGGCCCACTGTCTGGCCTGCTCTACATTATTTGCCAACTGTGTATCTCAGAATCTCAGGAAAATATTGTAGATGTTGCAAACCAAATACATACATGCTACTGTATGAATGAATACATGTGAATAGTTGAAGTACAGGTGAATAGTTGAAGTAGTTAAATACAAATACATTGTTGCATTGTTAACCCATTCCCTGGTATAGTGACGCCACAGGGCTCAGGAGGGTAGTTCCATAGTTTGTGTGCAATAGGCCGTGGGAGAGGACTATTCACTCAACCTTGCAGTCCAACCATAGACCTCCTTGACTCCAACTGATGCAGAAACTGAACCTGCCATCCTATGACCACAGAGATACAGTACTTCTGTATGAAGTTTAGATGAGTTTCACACACAGATCTGGGAGGGTAGCATTGGCTTTGTTTTCTGAAGGCGTGGCTTTATCAACCACTTAGCTGTCCTCCTTGCAACCAATACATCTCCTTCAAAACAATTCTCCGTTCACCTTTAAAGAATCAGTATGTGGTAGAGTTTACAGTACAGTTGACGCGTGACCCCTCTATCTGAACCACCATTGTTGCCTCTATCTGAACCACCATTAATGAGACAGCAATCAATTCTCGATTTTGTTTGGCCGAACCGGGATTAGGTTCCCATCACTCACGTCTAGGAGCAGTTCAAAATAATCGATTTGTTCATGTACGAACACTAGTATGGAACTACATGTATCTGGCTAGAGCCAGGTTACTTAATTAATCACAATGGAAATGATTGCAAGACCAACCATGTTTTGTGTGTCTATCTGTAGATGGCCAAGTGGGCTCTGACAGACTTCCAAGTTTTGAGGACAAGCCAAAGATGTCCTACACTGAGGCCTTCATCTTTGAGGTGTTACGGCATGCATCCTACATGCCCTTCACCATTCCACACTGGTAAGACTAAGAAGAGACCCAGTTATCACAGTGAAAATACAACCATCACATAAAGGTTTGCTTTCATTATAGTAAACATGTAGGGTTCCATTTCACTTAAAATGGATTTTGCATCAAATTCTTCTCAGTACTCAGCCAGTGCCATTACACATCAAGCAGTTCCACAGAATGTGAGTGTCTTTTTGTTCACTCAGTGTTGTTTGCTTTCACCCACTCAGTGCTATTGTTTTGTCTTCTTGTTGCCTTCAGCACGACAGAAAACGTCACTTTGAATGGATACTTCATCCCCAAGGACACATGCGTGTTTGTCAATCAATATCAAGTAAATCATGACAGGTAGGTCCACGAAAATGCTGACTTTTGCTGTTGTACTTTCAGTAGCAGTGTCCTGTCAAAGGTCATGTGCAAGTCCATTGACCTCTGTACAGTCTGTAAGAGAGTTTGGTTGTGGGCTTCTTTTGTAGCTTAGAGTCCTTGAAATGACCTTCAGCTAAACTCTTTTGAGAATCTTGACATCATACTCTCCAAAAGTTCACAAATCAGTCTTTTTTAACCCATCTTTGCCCAGGGCACCTTCAAACAATGCCTGCTGAAAGCTCAaggcctttttgggaaaaggtgccctctggcaattaaaacctaaatatctcagcctctgaagcaaaaaacatgaaatgagttaaaaGTTGGGACCCtcatttgttcattcagctctaacatactcaaattttttattttttaaaaaccctcaaatctcaagagcctgaatgcagcatatatgtcacTCCAAGcgtcaaaggtcaaacaacatgcagcaggctaaaatgggttaaaccagtTTGAATGCTCACCGTTGGTTCCACAGTTTCGGTGTGGTGCCCGACTCTACTTGTGATGTAAGGGTTTGGTTTTCCAGGCTTAGGTTATGTTGGATGTTAAACTTTTTTGCCTTGTGCTGTAATGTACTTTCTTGTATACTGTACTACTCTTACCTTCTTGTCTTTAGCCTAGATTGTTTTCCTAAatgttaaatatttcaaacatcaAATGTTccaattgttatttattacttcatcactttttGATTACTTATTACTTgttactagtggtgggccgttatcggcgttaacgtgctgcgataatgtgagactcttgtcgcgcgataaagaaaatgtcgcacgttaatctattctcaaaatataggtttggagtttgggtatgcacgtcaccatagcgtttaattgacagacgcttttagactgcgctccagtcgcttctcctctctccacctgttgtttcagcagacctactaaatatgaagtgtttgcatgctgaaaacattaatccctctgccgtggtagttgtggTTTGAGTGcgttttcataagtggtagactaaagagacgttattgtttgaggtgaagcatagagagacatattattgtgtgtgagtagctgcagcccgacatagcctacatttcctcacgcattgcatagaatacataaacaacttccagaaatcttgcctgtgctataattgcaaaacattccgtgtgatagtcctatgcattttgaagattgtcaaactgaaactgtcaatatctactctcgctgaatgtttgtgttgcaagcgcgcacatttgcgattcagtgagatattctcatgtccgacggtaataaacctcgcggttgtcgcgcttgacttttttttttgcaaactgaattcatgtcgagttgtaactcatctggcattctaactctgagaacaactatCAAATCGCCGTGAGCCAGTGCTGTAGGCTCTAGATAGGcctatccagtagcctggctctgctgagggctgctgtgcctactacgcgcagagctcctccctctcttaaaagagccgctgctccttttaacagtcagtggcagatctctctctctctctctctctctccctctctctctctctctctctctctctctatctctctctctctctctctctctctctctctctctctctctctctgcccattagaaatgctgaattgttgaggtaatattgtttaaatagcctaaatgtttgatagatttatctgtatttgcctctacaacttatagcgctgttcattttgaaatttcagtatcttataactgtaaatgcttcctaacatattggacacactttacacatattgctgtgattttttcatctccaagtatcaacatgaccattttttgaagatgagatgcattttggaaaaaaagatgagccatctgttttaagaaaccccaaggtttttttcagcattatttcgctatcgtgcctattctgaatgagccattttgatatagattaatctagattaatctagattaatttcataattgcagtgagattaatctagattaaaaaaattaatctatgcccacccctacttgTTACACTATGTTACTGGTCCTGTGTCTAATGTCTGtcctgttaatgtcagtcctgtgtatggcTATGTCTTTGCATGGGATACAGAGAAAcagtttcaatttatttgtttgacCTGTGcagatgaagaaactgacaacaaagctgacttgacttgactcctaGGGAAATCTGGGGTGACCCAGACACCTTCCGACCAGAGCGGTTCCTCAGTCAGAATGACAACAACAACCAGCTGAACAAGGAGCTGACGGAGAAGGTGACGATCTTTGGAATGGGCAAGCGCCGTTGCCTGGGCGACGGATTTGCGCGCCTGGAGATGTTTGTGTTCCTGACGACGCTGCTGCAGAGGATGCGCTTGGAGGCCGTGCCGGGTCAGACGCTAGACCTCACCGCAGACTTTGGCCTCACCATGAAGCCCAAACCGTACCGCATCCGGCTCAGCCCACGCTGCTACTCTGGAGATACTTAGAGGCAATATTACATAGGCATGGCCTAAGGGCCTGTGCCCAGTAGACAGGCTTTTACCACTGGCAGCGCACAATTGAACCCCTTACCGCAGAGCCTCTGTCATAACCAAGTCTTAATCCATTAGTTaaaactctctgcattgtcatagcaatgctgttatgatatacAAATGAATAGGCCCGtcaatgggcccatctgcagaagCTGGCCTGTGTCCACTAAACGCTGCTGGGAGACAGGGGATTGAGTGCTCTTAGtgcaaaaacaaaagcaaaaacaaaaaattgGTGGACACGGGCCCTTACGACTGGTATTGCAATCGGAAGGTGGCTAAAGTGCCCTCTTGAGAAGTGCTTTTCAACCTGTTACAAGTTGAAGAACTGTTCTGGACACATTATTTTACCTATAGGATTATTTCTGTGGAAAATATTCttagcccttgagcaaggcacctaaccccatacagtactgtaaccaattccctatGAGTAACTGAAAGTCACTTTTTAAAAGCATCATGTAAGTCTAACGTAATTGGCATTAGTACTAATCATTtcttgtgcacatactgtatgtgatccCATTTGCATCACTACACTGTATGGGCTAAGCTTCCCATGTATGAGGAAAATATGTAATAATACTAAATGAGAGAAAATGATACCGCAGCAGCATCCTTAGGAATTTTTTAACGTCTGGGGTTGCTGTGGAGCATTTGACATGTCATAaggttttaaaaatatttttgctGGGTGGACTTTTGCGGAGAGTAGAGGTGAAAGCAGTCGATAGAAGAGAGATagatggggtagggatgggaaatgacccaggctggatacaaacctgggtccccatggggaATGTACCGTAGTTCATATCTGGTACGTGCGTATTAGCACGCCACGCCACAGCATCCCCAGAGCAGAAATAGTTGACACTTTGTTAGTGTATTGTGATTGTAATGGTTTGGCCCTGTGTGCTTCCGCAGTGATGCAGAATAAGTTCATCTTACACTAAAAGCCACACCGAACTACCCAGACACAATAAAGTGTAAGATGATATTACAAAAAATGTTcatgctgttgatttattttattttaatacttTGTCATATTTACAATATTTTTGATGCACAAAAATATACACTTTAAAAGTGTGTGTTAGACACACTGAATTATGAATATATTGTCAGACTTTGCTTCAGATTAGAAGGACAGCTGGCAATGGATCTGAGGTCAGTTAATTAGCAAAAAATAGCTTGTTCCTCCTCAACCATGACGGGGACGACCCAGATACACAATCCCAAATCCACATATGAGACAGATAGGCCTTGCACAGGAGAAATGAGCAGCTTGAAAGAAAGCAATTTGGTCTCTTCAGCCCCAATATGGGCCCTGTTCAAAATATCAACTCATAATGCTCTACTTTTTGCTGTGAGCTGCATTGTTCAATATTCCTGTGTGAAGCCCCTGAATTGTATGAATCAATCTGCTGAACCCACTTGAAACAACCTCCTGCAACAAATCTGGAATACAACTTAATCGGATTCGCTCCATGCTTTCTGTCCTTGACAGTGCACCAtgtagtgaaaaagttaacatttgggaTTCAGCCTAGTTGGCCAGCTGTCATCCTTCATCAACCACCTCTCAAATACGAATACACCTTTATTGACCCGAAGGGGATTTGTCTTGCGTTTTGGGAGTGCAATGAACATTTGGACAGACAATTACAATAGTACACAAAGACAAGACCAgactaaaaagacaaaaaaaccatACAAAGGAGattaacataaaaaaaataagtttaaaTCCTATATACAATTACTGTATTACAGTAATTCTGTCTGAACTTAACTTATTTAAAAGTTGTATGCTTCTGGGCACAAAAGATGTTAACCCTCTATTTGTCTTAAAGATGGGTAACCTGTATCTAAGGCCAGAGGGTaggggggagtattccaagaaaagGGGGTGAGATGGATCGTCCAATATTTTTAAGGCTAAGGTACTCGTGTACTCATCAGAAATTTGCCTGATAGATTTAACATCTGTACCAGTTatttttagagatgcacaggatccaagatccagttccggatccggcaggatcttaagcagtggatccggtatccggcaggatcctaaaaaccaggatccggtgcatctctagttattttAGAGCCTAAATGTGTAATTTTGTCCAGCATGTTTCTGTTTTTAACAGAAAGACCACCTCCCCGACACTGAATGGCAAAGGTCACCACACTCTGTATAAAAGTTAGATAAAACAATCTTAAAATCACTGTATCAATCTTTGAGCTACACAGTTTCCTTAAAAAATAAAGTCTCTGTTGAGCCTTTGAGTATCTTGCTAGAGTATTTTCTTTCCATGTGAGCTTATTGTCTATAATTGTACCTAGATACTTGTACTCTTGTATTGTTTCAATATCATTCCCATGTACATTAATTGGTTTAAGTCTCTCGGCCAGCTCACCTTCCCTTGTCCTCCACATCTTCCTCACACACCCACTCTTTCCCAACTCTGTCCATTCACCTCTTTACTACCGTTTTTAGTACTTGTTTCATAGTTTACATAGCATTTCAATGGCACTGCATGCATTTTATTTCTATTCTATTGTCAACTGTTCCCTCCTCTTAAACTCCCCAAGCCCTAAACTCAAGCTGTATgtcgtgcacttgtgcacttcgggcactatgttttagtgcgaaaggcactcacgctgaaaattttggTAAATCCAGGGCACTTAAAAGTGCCCGAATGCTACCCCAACAATGGtcaaaaacgcagtgcttgaacgatggacactgcacacattTAACGGTCACCACATTGTTAACGTAACAGAAGAAACATGGCGTTCAGTTCAGTGGATGAGTTTGGTCAAAAGTCTCTTGATTCTGTTAATAATactgctgagacaccaaccttttcatatAGTTGCCATTTGGGCTGtagaaaaagtaaataaaagcatgacatgttgtgtaatgtaaacagtagccattCCACTATGCACTAAAGATCTCAGtatactgtgtgcactatgcactaaccgtcagtgcactaacacaagtgcgccatttgagacacagcactagtttattagctataatctggcactaGCCATCGTCCTCCTCTTGTAACCAATTATTCTGGTGCATGGCCCTCGTCTCAACTAAACTAACTAAAGTAAACCCCAACCTCCCTGATCTCGACCTTCGCCCCTGACCTGCTGTGTCTGTAACTCCACTGTGCAGGATGGGAGCTCCGAGGATGCActcttccacccccaccccctaataACAGTCCTGCTGAGTCTGCACCTGCACTTTGCCTGTACTGTACCAGGAGCAGGAGGTACCCACTGAGGTACAGTGGTGGCCCCCGCTGACTAAGTGACTTCACTATTGACCTCATTGCTCCCTGGTGTGCACGATACAGTTCCCCTTCCCAATCCCCCATCACCCTCCGATAATTACCCCTGCTGTCCCCCTTTGACCTCCCACCCTTCATCACTCCTCCTGTGTACAAAGTATCTCTAGGACAGGGGTCcacaacctttctgggtctgaggacTACCAAGAGCTtaccgagggctacttgtttgttaaaaatcttctactgatgtcttgacattgtTCTCAGATTATAAAGAAATATGTTAGGTTATACAAAAT includes the following:
- the LOC134445163 gene encoding cytochrome P450 1A1, whose product is MGTPPPPSPPPPGPRPWPLVGNLFQLGDQIHLSLTSLRERYGDVYQLRMGSLRVVVLSGHGTLRQALVRQGEAFAGRPELFSFAAVAGGTSMTFSEKYGEAWTLHKRVCKNALRNFAQARPSSVSNTTHCLLEERVRAEALGLLEALLHQQNQEERSGLCRGVDPAPSLVVSVANVACALCFGKRYDYDDEEFLALVRINKEVMRLFGAGNLADFFPVFRYLPSPSLKGMMQHIRRMNHFMENHIAEHIKTYDKSCIRDITDALIAFCEDRQDSREGQMLSNSQIVRTVIDIFGAGFDTIIAGLQWSLLYLVKFPDVQDRIFQEIDGQVGSDRLPSFEDKPKMSYTEAFIFEVLRHASYMPFTIPHCTTENVTLNGYFIPKDTCVFVNQYQVNHDREIWGDPDTFRPERFLSQNDNNNQLNKELTEKVTIFGMGKRRCLGDGFARLEMFVFLTTLLQRMRLEAVPGQTLDLTADFGLTMKPKPYRIRLSLRSMLSVLDRWELRGCTLPPPPPNNSPAESAPALCLYCTRSRRYPLSMVHPINPHAIPIPMR